From a single Streptomyces liliifuscus genomic region:
- a CDS encoding pyrophosphohydrolase domain-containing protein: MHSSPSSPARLVHEFHLAFGLDARTTPTEVSPELAAHRGELLAEEAAEVAEVAVAGPLDRLAHELADVVYVAYGTALVHGIDLDAVIAEIHRANMTKLGPDGRVSRRADGKVLKGDHYRAPDVSDVLRNQGWEPQPTV, from the coding sequence ATGCACTCCTCCCCCTCCTCCCCCGCACGTCTCGTCCATGAATTTCATCTGGCCTTCGGACTCGACGCCCGCACGACACCCACCGAGGTCTCCCCTGAACTCGCGGCCCATCGCGGCGAGTTGCTGGCCGAGGAGGCCGCCGAGGTGGCGGAGGTCGCCGTCGCCGGGCCGCTCGACCGGCTGGCGCACGAGCTCGCGGACGTCGTGTACGTCGCGTACGGCACCGCGCTCGTCCACGGCATCGACCTCGACGCGGTGATCGCCGAGATCCATCGCGCCAACATGACGAAGCTGGGGCCCGACGGGCGCGTGAGCCGCCGGGCCGACGGCAAGGTCCTCAAGGGGGACCACTACCGGGCTCCGGACGTGTCGGACGTGCTGCGGAACCAGGGCTGGGAGCCTCAGCCCACCGTCTGA
- a CDS encoding peptidoglycan recognition protein family protein — MTVPPTTPTPPTPSSSPTSHRARSRVTRRGLIGAAGAVAAGAALTPVVMANTTSDAAGSDTTDAEPGTTSETFPKTRAKEATGEAPVEAAFPIGYVGVRWAGTREATGGGIRLTDADGGKGAWKSLSGNGCSDSNGGALLIPVDRAAGYELKAPDGATGLRSLAIDTTRGPSRKVAVPADTTRVRGVAYLSRAAWGADEKLRFKPDGTENTPTAYYPFQTFTVHHTATANDDPDPAATVRAIYQLHAITNDWGDIGYHFLIDAKGTVYEGRYSGDDGVAAHDADGKLVTAFHVGGFNSGNLGIALLGNLMEQGPTDAARASLTSLVRALTRFHGVDPQAQVTYTNPINGTTKDVHEISGHRDWLSTECPGDVMYGELATLRKAAAGTG; from the coding sequence ATGACTGTTCCCCCCACCACCCCCACCCCTCCCACTCCTTCCTCCTCTCCCACGTCCCACCGTGCCCGGTCCCGCGTCACGCGGCGCGGGCTGATCGGTGCGGCGGGCGCGGTCGCGGCGGGCGCCGCGCTCACCCCCGTCGTGATGGCCAACACCACCTCGGACGCGGCCGGTTCGGACACCACCGACGCCGAGCCCGGTACGACCTCCGAGACCTTCCCGAAGACCCGCGCCAAGGAGGCCACGGGCGAGGCGCCGGTGGAGGCCGCCTTCCCCATCGGTTACGTGGGCGTGCGCTGGGCCGGCACCCGTGAGGCCACCGGCGGCGGCATCCGGTTGACCGACGCCGACGGCGGCAAGGGAGCCTGGAAGTCCCTGAGCGGCAACGGCTGTTCGGACAGCAACGGCGGCGCGCTGCTCATCCCCGTCGACCGGGCCGCGGGCTACGAGCTGAAGGCGCCGGACGGAGCCACCGGGCTGCGTTCGCTGGCCATCGACACGACGCGCGGCCCGAGCCGCAAGGTGGCGGTTCCGGCGGACACGACCCGGGTGCGTGGTGTCGCCTACCTCTCGCGGGCGGCCTGGGGCGCGGACGAGAAGCTCCGCTTCAAGCCGGACGGCACGGAGAACACGCCGACGGCGTACTACCCGTTCCAGACGTTCACGGTCCACCACACCGCCACAGCCAACGATGACCCGGACCCGGCCGCCACGGTGCGCGCGATCTACCAGCTCCACGCGATCACGAACGACTGGGGCGACATCGGCTACCACTTCCTCATCGATGCCAAGGGCACCGTCTACGAGGGCCGTTACTCGGGCGACGACGGCGTCGCGGCCCACGACGCCGACGGCAAGCTCGTGACCGCCTTCCACGTGGGCGGTTTCAACTCGGGCAACCTCGGCATCGCCCTCCTCGGCAACCTGATGGAACAGGGCCCGACCGACGCCGCCCGCGCGTCCCTCACCAGCCTGGTCCGTGCCTTGACCCGCTTCCACGGGGTCGACCCCCAGGCCCAGGTCACGTACACCAACCCGATCAACGGCACCACGAAGGACGTCCACGAGATCAGCGGCCATCGCGACTGGCTGTCGACGGAGTGCCCGGGCGACGTGATGTACGGGGAGCTCGCGACGCTGCGAAAGGCTGCGGCGGGCACCGGCTGA